Within Claveliimonas bilis, the genomic segment CGAGATTTGAAACCGTTTTTCATCTTCTCATATTCTGACTTCTGGATTCTCATTGTCATAGGCTTGACATTCCACTTTTTGATCATGAGATCGATCAGCCTGTCGCAGGATTCGTTCCTGCTGTAGCCAAGAATCGGTATAACAAATGTCACCATGGACATATTGTAATCTACCATGAGGCCTTCCTTTTTACCTCTATTTTTCTGGACATTGATCTGACTATGAGCATACTCTGGAATTGCGCCGGACAATTCTTCTAAGACAGCGTCCTTGTCCTCGGCTTTCTCACAGACCTCAATGATCTTGGCAAGCATCTCTCTATGATTTTCGTAACATTTCTGAAATGCTTCTTCATAAAGTTTTCTTTTAAAATACTGGCGGTATTCCTGCATCTCTATGAAAAAGTCGACCAATTCTTTTTTTAATTCTCCGATATATTCCAGTTCCATAAAAGCCACCTATGCGTCCCAGTTATGGTAAACGTCCTGTACATCGTCATCGTCATCCAGAAGGTCCAGGGTTTTCTGAATATTCTGGATATCCTTTTCCTCTGTCAATTCCACCCATGTCTGCGGTATCATTGTCACTTCCGCCTGGGCCATGACAATCCCTGCTTCCTCCAGAGTAAGACGCACTGCACTGAAATCATCCGGTGCTGTCAGGATTTCATAACTGTCTTCCTCTTCTGCAAAATCTTCTGCTCCGGCATCCAGCGCCTGCATCATCAGATCATCTGCATCTCCATCGTAATCTTCCTTTGCTACAATGATCTGTCCCTTTTTGTCAAACATAAAGGAAACACATCCCGGAGTACCTACGTTTCCGCTTCCCTTTGTAAAGGCGCTCTTTACGTTGGACGCTGTACGATTCTTATTGTCTGTCAGCGCTTCTACAATAATCGCCGTTCCCCCCGGTCCATATCCTTCATATGTAATATGTTCATAATTGGCAGAGTTTGCATCTCCATCTGCTTTCTTGATATTTCTTTCGATCGTGTCATTAGGCATATTATTCGCTTTCGCCTTTGCAATGACATCCCGAAGTCTGCTGTTATTCGCCGGATCGGCGCTTCCGCCCTCTTTAACGGCTACCGCCAGCTCCTTACCGATTTTTGTAAAAATCTTTCCTTTTGCCGCATCGTTTTTTTCTTTTTTATGTTTAATATTGGCAAACTTTGAATGTCCTGACATGTTTTTCTCTCTCCTTGCATTTATCCTTTTTATTCACACTTTTTCTATTTTATCACTCCTTGGATATTTTTTCAATCTTAACTGTCTGAATTGCATTGTTGTCTACAGAAAGAACTGTGAAACAATATCCTTCATACTCTATCACACAGTGCTCATCTTCTGCCGGTATACGATCCAGCTGATCGATGAGAAAACCATTCAAAGTCTCATACTCCTCTTTATCAAAGCTGATTTTTAAACTTTCTTCCAGATCTTCCAGGTCCATAAATCCCTTTGCCAGCATAGAACCATCGGGACTTAAGGTCAGCATTTCCTCTTCCTCATCATATTCATCTAAAATATTTCCCACGATCTCTTCCAGAATATCTTCCATGGCAACAAGTCCTGCTGTCTGTCCGTATTCATCCAGTACAATTACCACATGCTGTTTTCCGGCCTGCATTTCTTTAAACAGTGTGTCAATACTCTTTGTCTCCGGGATAAATGTAACCGGGCGTATGTAATCCTTCAGTTCTTTCACTGACTTTTGCCGCTGTTCTTCATTAAAGTAGCATCTCATCGCTTCTCTAAGATGCATGGTACCTATGATCCCGTCAATATCTTCCTGATAGATTGGAAACCTGGAATGGCTCTCTTCCAGCATAAATTTCAGTGCCTCTTCCAGCGTTTCTTCTCCGTCTATTGCAACAATGTCACGCCTGTGGGTCATGATATCTCTTGCATCCTTATCCATATACCGGAAAATGTTCCGTATCAGCTCTGCCGCCTCCTGGCCCAAAGCTTCTTTTTCTTCATCATCTCCTTGAAAAATCTGTTTCATTCTCTGAAACAAACTGCCTTCTTCCATAGCTTTTCTTCTCCTGCTCCTTTGTTATTATGTATGAAGCTCAAAACTGATCTTCAGCGCTTCATCAACTTTATTCATTAGTTCTTTGTCCAGATGGCATACCATATCTTTCAGCCTTCTTTTATCAATCGTCCTGATTTGTTCCAGTAAGATCACTGAATTTTTGACAATCTGATATTTACCTGCATCAATTTCCACATGCGTAGGCAGTTTTGCCTTATTCATGCGGGAAGTAATGGCCGCACATATCACAGTAGGACTGTGTCTATTTCCAATATTATTCTGTATGATCAGTACTGGCCGGACTCCTCCCTGCTCTGATCCCACCACCGGACTTAGATCTGCATAATAAATGTCTCCTCGCTTTACCTGCACCTTTGTTCACACTCCGATTTGCTTAAGATATTTCTAGTATTGCCAGCTTTTTCGGATGTATTCCAAAGTATGCATCACCTGAATTCTATGCAAAATAATCCATCTGTTCCACAACTTTACCGTTCCGGATAAATTCTCTTGGTATTCGTTTTCCAAGATCACATACAAACTCATAATTGAATCTGCCGGAAAGATCACTTAACACTTCCACGGGGAGATCCTCTCCTCCGTCCGTCCCTACCAAAGTTACCCTGTCTTGGAAGGTTACCGCATCTATGTCTGTGACATCAACCATAAACTGATCCATACATACCCGTCCCAGAATGGGCGCTTTCTTTCCACGGATCAGGACATATCCTTTATTGGACAGACTCCTTGGATAACCGTCTCCGTAACCTACAGGTATGGTCGCAATGCGTGTTTTCCTTTTTGTCACGTATGTGCATCCATAGCTTACAGGCGTTCCGCTCTCCACCCATTTTACATGAGCCACATGACTGATCAGCTGAAGCGCCGGCTTCAGGGGAACATTCTTCTTTTCCACTTCATTGGAAGGATAAAGCCCATAAGTGGAAATTCCCGCACGGACAAGATCCATATTGGCTTCCTTTACATCAATAATACCCGCACTGTTTGAGCAGTGATAATAAGGAAATGTGACCTTCCGTTTCTCCAGCTTCTCTTTCATCCACAGATAGCGCTCTAACTGCTTTTTTGTAAATGTCTTATCTGCTTCATCTGCTGTGGCAAAATGAGAGTACATGCCCTCCAATACCAGATTCGGCAAAGAAGCAATCCGGCAGATCTCTTCCACACTCTCCTCTGTA encodes:
- a CDS encoding CFI-box-CTERM domain-containing protein produces the protein MELEYIGELKKELVDFFIEMQEYRQYFKRKLYEEAFQKCYENHREMLAKIIEVCEKAEDKDAVLEELSGAIPEYAHSQINVQKNRGKKEGLMVDYNMSMVTFVIPILGYSRNESCDRLIDLMIKKWNVKPMTMRIQKSEYEKMKNGFKSRLCYITTAVCASRNQRDDCYELNLLRDYRDRYLAADRKGEALIEEYYNVAPTIVNRINKEENAGEIYENIYQEYLQKCVHLIETGRMEKCGEIYAEMVEELEKKYLFS
- a CDS encoding YebC/PmpR family DNA-binding transcriptional regulator encodes the protein MSGHSKFANIKHKKEKNDAAKGKIFTKIGKELAVAVKEGGSADPANNSRLRDVIAKAKANNMPNDTIERNIKKADGDANSANYEHITYEGYGPGGTAIIVEALTDNKNRTASNVKSAFTKGSGNVGTPGCVSFMFDKKGQIIVAKEDYDGDADDLMMQALDAGAEDFAEEEDSYEILTAPDDFSAVRLTLEEAGIVMAQAEVTMIPQTWVELTEEKDIQNIQKTLDLLDDDDDVQDVYHNWDA
- a CDS encoding hemolysin family protein; its protein translation is MEEGSLFQRMKQIFQGDDEEKEALGQEAAELIRNIFRYMDKDARDIMTHRRDIVAIDGEETLEEALKFMLEESHSRFPIYQEDIDGIIGTMHLREAMRCYFNEEQRQKSVKELKDYIRPVTFIPETKSIDTLFKEMQAGKQHVVIVLDEYGQTAGLVAMEDILEEIVGNILDEYDEEEEMLTLSPDGSMLAKGFMDLEDLEESLKISFDKEEYETLNGFLIDQLDRIPAEDEHCVIEYEGYCFTVLSVDNNAIQTVKIEKISKE
- a CDS encoding type II toxin-antitoxin system PemK/MazF family toxin, with translation MQVKRGDIYYADLSPVVGSEQGGVRPVLIIQNNIGNRHSPTVICAAITSRMNKAKLPTHVEIDAGKYQIVKNSVILLEQIRTIDKRRLKDMVCHLDKELMNKVDEALKISFELHT
- the alr gene encoding alanine racemase; translation: MKKYSRVCARIDLDAVEYNLDMMKQNIKEETKMIGVIKTDGYGHGAVQIARYVMEEKDYIWGYAVATLDEAVLLKKNQVKKPVLVLGCIFPDQRDIMIEQEVRMTCYTLEMAEDISKRAQKLNQKAYIHIKLDTGMSRLGFQITEESVEEICRIASLPNLVLEGMYSHFATADEADKTFTKKQLERYLWMKEKLEKRKVTFPYYHCSNSAGIIDVKEANMDLVRAGISTYGLYPSNEVEKKNVPLKPALQLISHVAHVKWVESGTPVSYGCTYVTKRKTRIATIPVGYGDGYPRSLSNKGYVLIRGKKAPILGRVCMDQFMVDVTDIDAVTFQDRVTLVGTDGGEDLPVEVLSDLSGRFNYEFVCDLGKRIPREFIRNGKVVEQMDYFA